The following is a genomic window from Chryseobacterium sp. StRB126.
TCTCCTTCAAGAATGGCTTTCGTTAAAGAAAGTTCTTCCTTTTGTCTGATATCATTAATCTTCTGTTCAGAGATTTTTTTATTTTTTCTAAAGATAATATAAAGGAAGATCAGAAGGCTTACAACTAATAGTAAAATAAGACTTAATCCCCATAAATAGGAGTTTTTCTTATTCACTTCCAGCTCTTTTTGATTCTTTTCCGCATTTAATGTGGCTATTTTTCTTTCCTTTTCTGCAGCATTGAATTTGGACTCAATTTTATTGATCTCAAGCTTTACATTTTCGGTGTTTAGACTATCATTAAGTTTAGAATATTTCTGTTCCCAAACCAAAGCTTCTTTAGTATTCCCCATTTCTTCATTTAAAGAGGAAAGCTGCTTATAAATAGTTTTTCTGTTGTTAAGATCAAGAGCAAGGGATTTCTCTGTTAAAATATCTTCCAAAGCACCCTTAGCCTCGTTATACTTCTTTAATTTCCTTAAAATATCATATTTATTGAAATAGAACATTTGGGCCAATAGATTCTGATTGAATCTTTTAGCATAAGAAAGCCCTTTTTCAATAACGGGTAACGCTTCAGAATTCTTTTGTCTTGTAATAAAATAAAGTGTTTTGCTATAATAGTAAAAAGCATTAATAGAGGAATTTGGATAAGGGCTGATAAGCATTTCAGCTTTATCCAAAAACTTTTTAGCTTCATCTCCTTTGGCCTGATAGCAAAAATTGTTTGAATAATTTAGATAGGTGAAAAATAGTTCAGGAGAATTCGGATAGTATTTTTCAAGAATTTGTAACGCTTTAGCATTATATTCCTCAGACTTTTTAAGTTCGGCATTGTAAGTAAGGATAACGGCAAACTGAGTATACAAAAATCCCAGATTCCTGCTATTTTCATATTTTTTGGCTAGGGGGATACTTTTTTCCAGAATAGTTTTAACCAAAAAAGGATAGCCTTCCTTGTCTTTTTGGGTTACTCCGTAGCTATACCAGGCAGCTGCCTGAAGGAGATCAGATTCCTCATTTCTGAACTTTGATAATGCTTCAATTGCTTTTTGATATGCTACCGCTGCTTTTGCTTTATTTCGGTCCAGGTTATATTGTGCTTCGTAGAAATTATACTTAGCTGCAAGAAAGGCGTCTCCTTTAATGAATGCTTTCCCACTTTCCAGATACTTTTTACTTAAAAGGGAATCAATATTTCTATAATAGTTTGACAAAAGAAAAGTGGCATTGGCTTTCACTTTTGTAGTTCTATTGCTTATAAGAAGGCTTTGTAAGCTGTCTAAATAGGGCTTTTCATCCAGCGGAATAAGTTGTTGTGATTGTACACCAAAGGATAGGAATAGGGTTAACAGGATCAGTAATCTCTTCATCAGGTATCAGTTCTGTAGAATATATTTTTTATAAACGGTCAATTTAATTAAAAATTTCAGTATAAAAAATACCTGAATTTAGGTAGAAAAAATTACACAATTTTCAGGATTGATTAAGTTTCAGGACTCCAATAGCTTTGCAGGTACGGAATCACTAATCATAGAATATCAAATAAAGTAACTAAAATTTAAACAAAAAGATTATGAAAAAAGCGAGAATAAACCAGCTGTTGAAAGGTACATTTGTAGTGCTTCTTGCAACGATGGTAATGGGATTTGTAGCCTCTTGTAGTAAAGATGATGATGATACTCCTAACGTAAATGGAGCAGGGAAAAGTCATAAAGTAGTTTTTAAAGCGATAGCTTCTGCGGGAAGTGATATAGATGTAGCAGTGTATGGAATTGATGGTAACCCAACTACTGCTTCCAGCCTTAGCGGAACAACGTGGTCAAGCCCTGAGGTTACTTCAGAAAAAGGTGCCTATAATGCGAATGTAGCGGTAAGTGCTGTAGGAACGAATGCATCTTCTACCTTAAAGGTTCAGATCTGGGTAGATGGAGAGCTGAAAAAAGAAGGAACTTCCAGTGGTCAGTATTTATCAGCTTCTGCAAGCTATGTATTTTAAAAACTAATAATACTTTCAATATAAAAAACCGGCGCCGAGATTTATCTCGGCGCCGGTTTTTATGTGGTATTAAAATTAAATAACTTTTACGATGAAATAACTCTTCTTACCCTTTTGAAGCAATAAGAATTTGCTGTCAATAAGATCCGTCTCATTAGCTGTAAAAGTATCATTTACTTTTTGTTTGTTAACAGAGATTGAATTTCCTTTGATTTCTCTCTGTGCTTCACTCTTCGATTTCAGGAATCCTGATTTCTCTGAAAGAAGATCCACAATGTTGATGCCTAATACATCAGCTTTTGCTACTTCTTTTTGTGGAACCCCATCAAAAACTTCTAGGAAAGTTTCTTCGTCAAGGCTCACCAAATCTTCAGCCGTAGAACGTCCGAAAAGAATTTCAGAAGCTTTAAGCGCTTTTTCATATTCTTCTCTTCCGTGTACCCAAACGGTTACTTCTTCAGCTAATCTTTTCTGAAGTTTTCTCTCGTGGGCTGCTGTTTTATGCTCTTCAATTAAAGCTTCAATTTCTTCTTTTCCAAGGAATGTATAGAATTTAATAAATCTTTCAGCATCTTCATCAGTAGCATTCAGCCAGAATTGGTAGAATTTATATGGAGAAGTTTTCTTTTTGTCTAACCAATAGTTTTCTCCGCTTTCAGATTTTCCGAATTTAGAACCATCCGCTTTTGTAATCAAAGGAACGGTTAAGGCAAATGCTTCACCCTGAGCTTTTCTACGGATTAATTCTGTTCCTGTAGTGATATTTCCCCACTGGTCGGAACCTCCCATCTGAAGCTTTACATTATTGTTTTGATATAAGTGAAGGAAATCATATCCCTGAATCAACTGATATGTAAATTCTGTAAAACTCATTCCATCTGCCCCAGATTCTCCCGAAAATCTTTTCTTAACAGAATCTTTAGCCATCATATAGTTAACGGTGATGTTCTTCCCGACATTTTTAGCAAAATCAAGGAAAGAAATATTCTTCATCCAGTCGTAATTATTGACCAGTTCTGCTTTATTAGGCTCATTTCCTGCAAAATCAAGGAATCTTGAAAGCTGATTTTTCAAGCAATCTACATAGTGTAAAAGCGTTTCCTCATCCAAAAGGTTTCTTTCTGCCGATTTTCCGGATGGATCACCAATCATTCCTGTAGCTCCACCCACCAAAGCAATGGGTTTGTGACCATGCTGTTGAAAGTGTGCTAAAATTTTTATCTGAATAAGACTTCCGATATGTAAAGAATCGGCCGTTGGATCAAAACCAATATATGCAGTAGTTACCTCTTTATTTAGTTGTTCATCGGTTCCAGGCATCATATCAGCAAACAGACCACGCCATTTCAGTTCTTCTATAAAGGAATTCATTGATTTTTTTCTTTAAAATTTTAAGTTGCAAAGATAATAAATTCAAAAGTATAAAGTGAAAAGGAGAAGAAGGGAAATAGGAAAAGGATTGAAATTATAAATAAAATGAATAACTTTCTCTGATTGGCTATTCACTTACGAGGCAAAATTCACGATTGATAGCTGATTCAGCTTTGCATTTTCAACCCAAATATTCTATATTTGTTATTAATGAACGACGAACAGCTATTTCTCCTCATTCAAAAGGCCAAAGATAAAGATCAGAAGGCCCAGACTAAACTCATTAATGTTTTTTGGGTGGATGTTTTCTCTTTTGTAATGAAAAAAGTGAAAGATGAAAATGATGCCGATGAGATCACTGTGAATGTTTTTTCCAAAGTATTATCGAAATTGGATATGTTCGATCCGCATTTTCAGTTTAAAACATGGATTCTAACCATTGCTCAGAATACTGTTATCGATTTTTGGAGAAAAAAGAGTCGTGAAAATGAAGACGCCGTTGAAAATCTTGATGAGGTTAAAAATCAATATGCAAAATCCCCTGAAGAACTTTTAATCTCTAAAGAAGAGCAAAAGAAAATCATTAAAACCATTGAATCTCTGGATGCCAATTATCAGGACATCATTAAGCTGAGGTTTTTTGAAGAAAAAAGCATCAAGGAAATTGCAGAAGAATTAGGTATTTCTGTTGCTAACACAAAAGTTCGTGTGATGCGTGCTAAAAAGGTTCTTGCTGAATTGCTTAAGAATAATGAGTTTGAAGATAACTAAGAATGTGGTTGGAAAACGCAAAGATGCTAAATATACTATATCTAAGACTCAAAGATTTTATCTCCGATAAAATTGAATACTATTTATTTCTCGCTGATTTAGCAGATCATGCAGATGACATTAGAAACCTCAAAATCATTTTAAAATAGAATATTTAATGCACGAATAAGATATCTAATATCTGGCCTTTAAACTAAAGGGCACATAGGTGATAATAAAATGTTTAATTAGCAGAATACTTATTAGTAGCTGGTTACAGGAAAATTTCCTGTTTGGTTTTAGGAAGTATGATTTTCACACTTTTATCATTTCTGTTCTGAAGATTGATCTTGACTCCCTTTTTAATGTATGTTTCTTTTTGAGAAGGCCCATATTCTTTAGTATCATCAACATCATTCTTGAAATTAATCTGTCCGGTAGAAAGATTAAAATCTACATTTTTGATATAATCTCCCGGTCTTCCCGAGCTTGAAGTATGTCCTATCAATTCAAAATGCCCGTTTTGATATCTGTACTTATCAGTATAGGCCCATTTCCAGCTGCTGCCACCGAAATGGTTAATAATCAGAATTCCTTTCTCTATGCTGGTTCCAGAATAAGGATCACCCATAATACCTCCGGATTCACTATCAAGAATGGCATTCATAGATCTTTCAAGGATCGTCCATTGACCATTCACTTTTTTCAGGATCTGAATTTCACGGAGATCACCCAGTTCACCTGGGTCTTTTGTATTGTAAACGATTACTTTTTCAGGAATTTGATCTCCATCAAGATCTCCATCCACAGTTTGCAGGATGGTGGAACCTTTTGGCTGAAATTCTTTTTGAGCCCAACAAAAGGTGCTGGAAATAAGTGATAAGATGCAGAATATGGTCTTCATAAAATATTTTGAGTTTTGAAATTACAAAATTATATGTTTCATCAATATCTGTGTTTGATTGTTTCGATAAAAAAATCACTAACTTTGAACCTCAATTTGAGAAATAAATGGAGAATTTAGTTCAAGATACTACCGTTCAAAAACCAAAATGGATTCGTGTAAAACTTCCTACCGGAAAGAACTACAGAGAATTGAGGACTTTGGTTGATAAATATAAATTAAACACCATTTGCCAAAGCGGAAGCTGCCCGAATATGGGGGAGTGCTGGGGAGAAGGTACGGCAACGTTCATGATTTTAGGAAATATCTGTACAAGAAGCTGTGGATTCTGTGGAGTAAAAACAGGAAAACCGCTTGATGTCAACTGGGATGAACCTGAAAAAGTGGCGCGTTCGATCAAATTAATGAAGATCAAACATGCAGTTCTTACTTCTGTAGACCGTGATGATATTAAAGATATGGGATCTATCCTTTGGGCAGAAACTGTAAATGCTGTAAGAAGAATCTCTCCGGGAACAACGATGGAAACCCTAATTCCGGATTTCCAGGGAATCACCAAACATATTGACAGATTGGTAGATGTTGCTCCGGAAGTAATCTCTCACAACATGGAGACTGTAAAACGTTTGACCAGAGAAGTGAGAATTCAGGCCAAATATGAAAGAAGCCTTGAGGTTTTAAGATATTTAAAAGAAGCGGGACAAAGAAGAACCAAAACAGGGGTGATGCTTGGTTTAGGGGAAACTAAAGATGAGGTTTTCCAGACAATTGAAGACATCCGAAATGCCAATGTAGATGTTATCACTCTTGGACAATACCTGCAGCCAACCAAAAAACATCTTCCTGTAAAGAGATTCATTACTCCGGAAGAATTTGATGAACTGGGAGACTTTGCAAGAAGCTTAGGTTTCAGACATGTTGAAAGTTCACCTCTAGTAAGAAGTTCTTACCACGCAGAAAAACATATTCATTAAAATACAAACCGCTTAGCAATGGGCGGTTATTTTTTTTAGGATAGGTAATAGGTAATAGGGTGGTGCTTAGGAACTGTTTTAACCAAAATCAATAAGGAATGGCTTCCATCATTCCCCTCTTCCGGAGGGTGGCAAAAATTCTTAGAATTTTTGACGGGGTGGTTTACGCTCCAATATAAAAATTACCAGGAATCATCTGTGAAAATCTGTGCTATCAGTGGGAATAATAAACTTTTAAGCCCATAAAATCAGCGAGACAATTAAAACGATTTATTACAAGAAGATTCCCTGTTAATTACCCCGATTCGCCCATTAATTTCAATAGGTTTGAAATGCTTTTTCTTGAATTCTGAAGGCGTTTCCCCTGTATGTTGTTTGAAGAGTTTGTTAAAATAGGAAAGACTTTCAAACCCCACCTGAAAACAAACCTCCGTTACAGAAGAATCTTTTAACAGATAAATTTTAGCCTGATTGATTCTGTAATTATTAACAAAATCGGTGAATGTCATATTAGTTTGCTTTTTAAAATAACGACAGAAAGCAGGAGTACTTAAACTGACAATCTGGGCAATCTCATTCACATTAGGTTTTTTATCGTGATTTTCATGAATGTAATCGTAAATCGTTCCCATTCTGATCTTATCATTCAGGAACCATTTGATTCTCGTATCTTCTTTATTAAGCTCTTGTACTTCTTTAGAACTGGCCATAATTTGCAAGATTTCAATTAATCCCATTAATGATTCAAAAGAGTTTTTTTCCTTAAGAAGCTGAAGTTTTTCAACAACAATATTTTTGGTTTCTCCGGAGAAAGATAATCCAAGGTAAGAATGTTCCAAAAGATTTTTAATATTCTCAAATTCAGGAACAGGAATAATGATATCCTGAAGAAAATTTTCCCGTATTTGCAATACGAGTTGTTTACATTCCGTCTGTATCCCATAATCAAAATTAAGATGAGGAACATTGGCACCGATAAGCAGTAATTCACTGTCTGTAAATCCTGAAATATTTTTTCCAACATGTCGGATTCCGTTGGATGCTTCTACATATACCAGTTCTATTTCAGGGTGATAATGCCAGAAAAAACAATTTTTCAGACTGGGAGCAAATATCTTGAAAGATTTCCCCTTTTCAAACGCTATCGTTTCTTTCTGAATCTTCATTTTGTTCTGTTTTGATTGTTTGTAGAGTTAAAATTAAACAAAAAGGTTAATATGGAGCAAATTTTTATCATTCAAAGAGGTGTGAAATCCAATCTTTCTTTCGAATTTTGCACTTTCAAAAATAAAGATGGCTCACCATTTTTAATTTCAAGATATTAATTCAGAAAAGAACAGACAATGAAGATTGATAAAAGAATAATACCGCTGGCGATTGGCGGATTGGGAATAGGAACTACCGAGTTTACCGTTATGGGGTTGTTGCCGGACATCGCAAAAACATTGGAAATTACAATTCCGCAAGCAGGGCATCTGATTTCTGCTTATGCAATGGGAGTGGTAATCGGAGCACCGCTTTTGATTGGATATTCAGTAAAGTATCCTCCTAAAAAAGTGTTGATTGCTTTTATGATTCTGTTTACTTTATTTAATGCCCTTTCTGCCATAGCTCCCAACTATGGAACAATGCTGATCATCAGATTCATGTCTGGGCTTCCTCACGGAGCTTTCTTTGGAGTAGGAACAGTAGTGGCTGCTAAAATGGCAGGAAAAGGGAAGGAAGCCTTTTATATATCCATGATGTTCACAGGGCTAACCGTAGCCAATCTGGTGATGGTTCCTTTGGTAACTTATATTGGACATGTCTTCCATTGGAGACTATATTTTGCTATTGTCGCTTTGATTGGTGTTTTTGCTCTATTATTTTTAAAATTATGGCTCCCATCAATTGAGGCTAATCAAAATACCCATTTTATGGATGAATTACAATTCTTGAAAAAGAAACAATCATGGCTGGTATTAGGAATTACAGCGATTGGATTTGGAGGTCTTTTCACATGGTTGAGCTATATCACCCCTTTAATGACCGGAATTTCCGGAGTTGATAGCAGCCAAATGGCATATGTAATGGTCCTTGCCGGAGCCGGAATGGTGGTAGGTAACCTTGCGGGAGGGATTATTTCAGATAAATTAGGGCCTGAGAAAACCTGTGCACTTCTGATCTTTTTAATGATGATCTCACTGGTAGGGGTATTTTTACTTTCAGAACATCAGAATATTGCTTTCCTATTGACATTTATGTGTGGAGCCTTATCCATGTCAATTGCTGCCCCTATTAATATTATGATGATGAAAGCAGCTCCGAAAAGTGAAATGATGGCCGCAGCTTTTATGCAGGCAGGATTTAATATTGCGAATGCAATGGGGGCTTTTTTTGGTGGAATTCCTTTAGAATATGGCTTGCCGTTCAACTATCCATCGCTAGTAGGAGTAGGGATGACCTTTATCGGATTTGTAATTAGTGTAAGATATATGTATCTGTATGGTTCACAAACGGCAAATAAAGATGAAGCGGCTGTAGAATGTGTTTCGTGTGATAAATAGAAACGTATAGTTATAAAAATTAAGCATAGATTACAGAGAATTGTCATCTGTGAGAATACAAATAGGTAAGCATAAAAAAGGCTGTCCCAAAGTCAAAAATAGACTTTTGAGACAGCTTTTTAAATTAATACATTGATTGATTCTGATTAGAATTTAAATACACAGCCGCAAACGCTCATTTTGCCTTCTACAACTGTTGTCCATTGTCCGTTCCACCTACCTCCATAAGATGCACAGATAGAAGGGCAGATCTCTTTAGCGTCTTCGTTGCTCCAGATTGGGCCGGCTAAAACGTCTAAAGTATATTCTGTGCTGCCTGTTGGCTGAGCGTTTAATTCAACTTCTATAACGCTCATTTGTCCTTCTACAATGGTAGTCCATTGTCCTGTAAATTTTCCTAAGTGTGCCGCAGCAATACGTGGTCCTAATTTTTGTGCTTCATCGTTGCTCCAAAGTGGTCCTGCAATAATGTTTGTTTTAAATGTTGACATGGTGTAAGTTTTATGGGTTAACATTACAAATGTACTCACGATAAAGAGAAATAATTACAGTAGAATGTGCCAAATTTATAATTAGGTGTTTTTACCTATCTATTTAATATTTATTAATTTAGAAAACAAAAAAAGACTGCCTTTTAAGACAGCCTTTCGTTGTTTTATGAGGTTGATTAAACTTCCACCTCATTGCCATTTTTGCACCAGTAAAGTGCATTGTATAAATTTTCTTTTGGGAAAGATTTAAATTCTCCCGGCATCAGAACACTGAAAATATCCGTAAAGTTCTGTACTGCTTTTTTATCTGTAACAATAGCGGTCCGATTCCATTTTGCAAGATTTTTTAATCCTAGCAGGAGATCTTCAAGCCATGCTCCCATGGTAAACTTATCCAGATCGGTATCCAAATACAGTAAGTAATTCAGCTCACCAAATTCGTCTACTTTCTCTTTCACACGCGGAATTACCAGTTTTTCAAAATCTTCTTTCGTTACTTCCCCCGTTGCACTGAATGCCGCAACATTCTCCGGAGCTTCTGGAATAATTGTTATCATAGTGAATATTTTATGAGGGTTGGATTTTAATAAAGCAACAATAATTAAACCATACATTCATCAAAAATTGTTAAAACAGGTATAAAAATTGTTATTTTTAATATAAAATATCAATATGGATCTCAAATCAAATGAACCTTTTTGGCTTTTAAAAAACGGACTGATGGCTACTTATCCTTCTTTAAAATCAGAGGAAAGCTGTGATGTCTTAATCATAGGCGGCGGAATTACAGGAAGTCTTATTGCCCACCAAATGGTAAAGGATGGCTATGAAACAATCCTCATTGATAAGCGTGAGCTTTGTAATGGAAGTACCTCTGCAACCACTTCAATGCTGCAGTACGAAATAGATGTTCCACTTTATGAATTAATAGAAAAAATAGGAAAGAAAGGAGCTGTTGCAAGTTATAAAGCTTGTTCAGATGCCATTGATATTCTAGAAACACTTGTAAGAAAAATACGTCCCAAAGCGGGATTCAAACGTAAAAAATCACTGTATTTTGCTTCGAAAAAGAAAGATGCTGAATGGTTGAAGAAAGAATATGAAGCCAGAAAAAATGCCGGATTTAAAGTTCAATGGCTGAATGCAGATCAGGTTTTGGAGACATTTGGATTTGAAAATACTTATGGTGGTATTGTATCAAAACAGGGAGCCAGTATTGATGCCTTTCAGTTTGCTCATGAACTGTGTAAACACAATGTAAGAAAAGGATTGAAAATCTTTGATAAAACTGAAATGACAGAAGTAGAGTATCATAAAGGCTTCAATATTGCTAAAGTTGATAATGGTTTTCAAATCAGGGCGAAGAAAATAATTTATTGTATAGGCTATGAAAGCAAAACTCTGCTGAAAGAGAATTTCGTTAATCTGAAAAGTACCTATGCTGTGGTTTCTGAAGTAGATCATGATAAATTTAAAAATATCACCAGTACTTTAGTCTGGAATACCGATGATCCTTACCTCTATATGCGGACTACAGATGATGGCAGATTATTGATTGGTGGTGGAGATGAAGATTTTTATGGTGCTGAGAAAAGGGATGCGATTCTCAACAAAAAAGAAAAAGAAATTATAAAGAGTTTAAAGAAGATAAAGCCTGATTATCATTTCTATCCAGATTTTGTGTGGGCTGGAACTTTTGGAGAAACAAAAGACGGACTTCCTTATATCGGGGAACATCAAAAATTCAAGAACTCTTACTTTGTATTGGGCTTTGGAGGAAACGGAATTACTTTTTCAGTAACCGGGATGGAGATGGCTTCTTTGTTTATGAAGGGGAAAAAACATCCATTGTCTCAATATTTTAAATTTGGACGATAGAAGGTTCTTTAATCATGAACAAATACAAATAAATAATTACACTTAAGCTGAAAACAAAGGTTTTCAAAACTTAAGTGTAATTTATTTTCATAAGGTTTACTGCTTAAGAATATTTAAAGGGTAAGCCTTGTTGTAATTGGGATTTTTACAAACTATATCCATTTTTCTTCGCCAGTTCCTGTATAGAGCTTTCAATGGCTTTTCCAAGATCATCAGAATCATCAGTTCCTCTTTTTTTTATTTCATTATCAATGTAGGTCTGGCGCTTTTTAGAGAGTTCTTCAATTTCTCTTTGAATTTTTTCACGCTCTGCTGATTTTATAGACACTGCTTTTTTTATCTCTTCCTTGCTTTTTCCTTTCAGTTCCTCAGGAAGCTCACTTGCTTTCATGTTGGCAATAAAGCTGTCATCTTTTTCAGCTTTGTCTATCAGATCCCAATGTTCGTTTTTATAAGCATTCTTTTTAGACTTGGAAACCGTTCTTTCTACAAGATTGGAAACCGATTGTACCTCTGCATTTTTATCCTGAGTAATTTGTTTCATCTTATATTCAGAACCGTGATTTCCATAGTAAATATAGGTGTCATTCAGTTTAGTGTTATATTCGGAAATCCTGATATCATATGGTGTTTCAATATAAATCACCTTTTTATCACTGTCGATATTAAAGTATTTTCCACCACCTGTTGTTGCGCCTTTCTGCCAGAAATCCTGAATTCCTTCTTCCCGGCTTCCACAGTAAATGGTATTGGTATAAATATTTTTACTCTTTGCTTTTGAGATGACCTCTTTGTAATCAATTTTTCCTTGGTTGAAAGGCTCATTACCCGCAATATAAATCAGTTTCATACTTTTCTCATTGCCGTCCCAGTTCAGATTGGCAGAAGCATCACGAATGACTGCACCACAATATTCACTTCCGCCATTAGTTCTTAAGGCGAATAGCTTTTCAGAAACAAGGTCAAGGTCCTGAGTAAGAGGGGTCACCTGACGGATATAGTTTTCATCCCGGATCCCATCGTTTCCATATTCATAAAGGGCAATTTCAACTTGTGGAGCCTGGCCATTATACTTTAATGTGGTTAATGTATTCACGATGTTCCAGAGTCTTGATTTTGCCTGGTCAATTAATCCATCCATACTGTTGGAAGTATCAAGCAAAAGAGCCACCTGGATTTTATTGTCCTTTGATGTTGTATTTACACGGGATACGGAAGCTCTTTGTACCGTTATGTTTGGGTTTCCAGTTTCACTTTTTGAGCAGCGGATGGCCGGAGCTGTACCAGAGTTTAAAAGAGCTGCTGCAATGGCTAAGATTTTCAAAGTTGTCATATTATTATTTTTTATAGGTTATCTGCTGTAATATTGAATCTGCATCTCTTTCGGATATTTGACTTCATAAGAGAAATTGATCTTTTCAGAACCACCGGAGCCTATGTTTTTGTTCCAAAGAATACTTCCGGTTTTTTCATCAAGGTTGCCACCACCAGTTTCTATAGCTTTCACTGCAATTTTGGAGTTTTCACTGATCGGAAGTTGATCCAGCACTTCCAGTTCAATACTTTCTTTGGTATTGTTTCTGATGCTGATCTGATAAGCTTCAGTTTCCCATTTATTGGAACTCATAGATTTCTGAGAGGCCTTATCTTCCAGTTTGATTCTTTTTACCGTAATTCTTTCATCCACTCCAAGAGAAATCGGAAACTCATCCTTCACATAATTGCTGGCAATATTGGTTTTTCCGATATAATTATCTTCAAAATAGATGTTCGCTTCGCCATTAATCAGGTTGAGGTTCTGCCAGTTTTTTACAAAAGCCATCAGGAATACCTGATTGTTAAGTTTTGGAACTGTATGGTATTTGTAGGTGGCATCAATCTGTTTTTTATCCAGAATAACGTATTGTTCTTTTTCCTGACTTAGAATTGTCTGATTGTAATTCAGTTCATAAAGTACATTCATCTGGTTATCAGAAACCGAAGCAATTGGAATCTGGCTTGGTTTTGCAGCGATGTCCTGTCTCATCTGGTAGACATTCATCAGTGCAGATTCTTTTTTAGACCTGTAATCGGCAACTTCCAATATTGGATTATGAACAGTGTATTCTGCAACATACAATGGGGAAAGAATAGGTCTGTCCTGATTATATGACGGTCTGTAAGTAGATACAAACAATTTTATATTTTTCCAATCCTGTCCTGTTTTTTGGTAGATCTTGCCTTTATAAATCATTTCAAGAGGCTTCTTTGCAGATTCGGCACGAAGATCGTAAGATGGAATCCATCCCGCATCAGAAACAATATAGCTAACTCCCAGACTTAGGTTTGTATCATTATCTGCCAAAATTTCAAGCAGTAACTCTTTTCTGTTGGTATTTTTATGAGTCTGTTCCTCACCGGATTGTTTATTAAGTTTAGCAATACTTTCATCCAGTGTTGCTTTCTGTTCATTCAGTACAAATACCTGGTTGTCGATTTCCAGCATTCTTTTTCTGTAAAACTCAGTAAGCTTAATCAGCTGTTCCTGTGGAGTAGATTTATCATTGGTGGAAACTTTTAAATTATCATTGATGATATTCTGTTCTCCGCTAAGGTTTTTAATCTGAATGTTTAACAGACTTACCTGTCTCTGAAGCTTTTTTCTTTCATTATCCAGTTTCATTTCACTGTCAGAAAGCTGATCTTCCTTCAAAAAATTACTTTGAGGAGTGATGGAAAGGAGTGTGGTATTTTTTTCAAGATTGATTTTGTAGGTATTTTCATCCAGATTATTGGGAAGATTGATAATTCTTACCATATTACGTCCCTTCTGAA
Proteins encoded in this region:
- a CDS encoding MFS transporter, with protein sequence MKIDKRIIPLAIGGLGIGTTEFTVMGLLPDIAKTLEITIPQAGHLISAYAMGVVIGAPLLIGYSVKYPPKKVLIAFMILFTLFNALSAIAPNYGTMLIIRFMSGLPHGAFFGVGTVVAAKMAGKGKEAFYISMMFTGLTVANLVMVPLVTYIGHVFHWRLYFAIVALIGVFALLFLKLWLPSIEANQNTHFMDELQFLKKKQSWLVLGITAIGFGGLFTWLSYITPLMTGISGVDSSQMAYVMVLAGAGMVVGNLAGGIISDKLGPEKTCALLIFLMMISLVGVFLLSEHQNIAFLLTFMCGALSMSIAAPINIMMMKAAPKSEMMAAAFMQAGFNIANAMGAFFGGIPLEYGLPFNYPSLVGVGMTFIGFVISVRYMYLYGSQTANKDEAAVECVSCDK
- a CDS encoding mannan-binding lectin — its product is MSTFKTNIIAGPLWSNDEAQKLGPRIAAAHLGKFTGQWTTIVEGQMSVIEVELNAQPTGSTEYTLDVLAGPIWSNEDAKEICPSICASYGGRWNGQWTTVVEGKMSVCGCVFKF
- a CDS encoding STAS/SEC14 domain-containing protein is translated as MITIIPEAPENVAAFSATGEVTKEDFEKLVIPRVKEKVDEFGELNYLLYLDTDLDKFTMGAWLEDLLLGLKNLAKWNRTAIVTDKKAVQNFTDIFSVLMPGEFKSFPKENLYNALYWCKNGNEVEV
- a CDS encoding NAD(P)/FAD-dependent oxidoreductase; the encoded protein is MDLKSNEPFWLLKNGLMATYPSLKSEESCDVLIIGGGITGSLIAHQMVKDGYETILIDKRELCNGSTSATTSMLQYEIDVPLYELIEKIGKKGAVASYKACSDAIDILETLVRKIRPKAGFKRKKSLYFASKKKDAEWLKKEYEARKNAGFKVQWLNADQVLETFGFENTYGGIVSKQGASIDAFQFAHELCKHNVRKGLKIFDKTEMTEVEYHKGFNIAKVDNGFQIRAKKIIYCIGYESKTLLKENFVNLKSTYAVVSEVDHDKFKNITSTLVWNTDDPYLYMRTTDDGRLLIGGGDEDFYGAEKRDAILNKKEKEIIKSLKKIKPDYHFYPDFVWAGTFGETKDGLPYIGEHQKFKNSYFVLGFGGNGITFSVTGMEMASLFMKGKKHPLSQYFKFGR
- a CDS encoding VWA domain-containing protein, which encodes MTTLKILAIAAALLNSGTAPAIRCSKSETGNPNITVQRASVSRVNTTSKDNKIQVALLLDTSNSMDGLIDQAKSRLWNIVNTLTTLKYNGQAPQVEIALYEYGNDGIRDENYIRQVTPLTQDLDLVSEKLFALRTNGGSEYCGAVIRDASANLNWDGNEKSMKLIYIAGNEPFNQGKIDYKEVISKAKSKNIYTNTIYCGSREEGIQDFWQKGATTGGGKYFNIDSDKKVIYIETPYDIRISEYNTKLNDTYIYYGNHGSEYKMKQITQDKNAEVQSVSNLVERTVSKSKKNAYKNEHWDLIDKAEKDDSFIANMKASELPEELKGKSKEEIKKAVSIKSAEREKIQREIEELSKKRQTYIDNEIKKRGTDDSDDLGKAIESSIQELAKKNGYSL
- a CDS encoding DUF4139 domain-containing protein is translated as MKRYLLITIFSVVFFKAQEIKKEIEVKQATVFLQGAKVFGNTNITLQKGRNMVRIINLPNNLDENTYKINLEKNTTLLSITPQSNFLKEDQLSDSEMKLDNERKKLQRQVSLLNIQIKNLSGEQNIINDNLKVSTNDKSTPQEQLIKLTEFYRKRMLEIDNQVFVLNEQKATLDESIAKLNKQSGEEQTHKNTNRKELLLEILADNDTNLSLGVSYIVSDAGWIPSYDLRAESAKKPLEMIYKGKIYQKTGQDWKNIKLFVSTYRPSYNQDRPILSPLYVAEYTVHNPILEVADYRSKKESALMNVYQMRQDIAAKPSQIPIASVSDNQMNVLYELNYNQTILSQEKEQYVILDKKQIDATYKYHTVPKLNNQVFLMAFVKNWQNLNLINGEANIYFEDNYIGKTNIASNYVKDEFPISLGVDERITVKRIKLEDKASQKSMSSNKWETEAYQISIRNNTKESIELEVLDQLPISENSKIAVKAIETGGGNLDEKTGSILWNKNIGSGGSEKINFSYEVKYPKEMQIQYYSR